The Astyanax mexicanus isolate ESR-SI-001 chromosome 7, AstMex3_surface, whole genome shotgun sequence genome has a window encoding:
- the arl3a gene encoding ADP-ribosylation factor-like protein 3a, with product MGLLSILRKLKSAPDQEVRILLLGLDNGGKTTLLKQLASEDISHITPTQGFNIKSVQSQGFKLNVWDIGGQRKIRPYWRNYFENTDILIYVIDSADRKRFEETGQELAELLDEEKLSGVPVLIFANKQDLLTAAPASEIAEGLNLHTIRDRMWQIQSCSALTGEGVQDGMNWVCKNVTAKKK from the exons ATG GGTTTATTATCGATCCTTCGAAAATTGAAGAGCGCCCCAGACCAGGAGGTGCGCATCCTGCTTTTGGGCCTCGACAATGGAGGAAAGACAACGCTACTCAAGCAGCTGGCTTCTGAAGACATCAGTCACATCACCCCCACCCAG GGCTTCAACATAAAGAGCGTGCAGTCCCAGGGCTTTAAGCTGAATGTTTGGGACATTGGAGGCCAGAGGAAAATCCGACCATACTGGAGAAACTACTTTGAAAACACAGATATTCTT ATATATGTAATTGACAGTGCTGATCGGAAGAGATTTGAAGAAACAGGGCAG GAACTGGCTGAGTTGCTGGATGAGGAGAAGCTTAGTGGTGTTCCTGTTCTTATCTTTGCCAATAAGCAAGATCTGCtcactgctgctccagcctcagagATCGCAGAGGGTCTTAACCTACACACCATCCGTGATCGCATGTGGCAGATCCAGTCCTGCTCTGCTCTAACAGGAGAAGGAGTGCAG GATGGCATGAACTGGGTGTGCAAGAATGTCACAGCAAAGAAGAAGTAA
- the npm3 gene encoding nucleoplasmin-3: protein MSFLEDESSDGGAGARAQLESYVFSCELSSEVPFYTFQGDEEEDLEHFLELRTICLGEGAKEENNVVEVTAMNHQGKKISVPVANLHISCLPMVSLGEFELMAPVTLRLKSGSGPVTVSGLHLVASENDEEAEASDEDEDSVEEMPSIKPAKKKQKL, encoded by the exons ATGTCGTTTTTAGAGGACGAAAGCTCAGACGGCGGCGCCGGGGCCCGCGCGCAGCTAGAGAGCTATGTTTTTA GCTGTGAATTATCCTCTGAAGTACCGTTCTACACTTTTCAAGGGGATGAGGAGGAGGACCTGGAGCATTTTCTCGAGCTCAGGACG ATCTGCCTCGGTGAGGGAGCTAAGGAGGAGAATAACGTGGTGGAAGTCACTGCTATGAACCATCAAGGAAAGAAAATATCAGTGCCTGTAGCAAATCTCCACATATCCTGTCTTCCCATG GTTAGCTTGGGAGAATTTGAGTTGATGGCTCCTGTGACACTTCGCCTAAAATCTGGAAGTGGGCCTGTGACTGTTAGTGGACTGCACCTTGTAG CTTCAGAAAATGATGAGGAGGCGGAAGCGTCTGATGAAGATGAGGATTCTGTGGAGGAAATGCCCTCTATTAAGCCAGCCAAGAAGAAACAGAAACTGTAG